In Pseudobacter ginsenosidimutans, the following are encoded in one genomic region:
- a CDS encoding response regulator, translating into MENKHAKYNSVLVIDDHKMVANGIKLLIGDLFENFYMAHDGASGMSKALQHFPKLIIVDYSLPDTTGEILVRELKYKIPSARVLAYTYTYSAETIVKMFQSGINGYVIKKENDDDFIRAIHVLMEGRDYFCSEARTHILNRFSNTDEDHTIRHLIANTKFSGKELELIRLLCRQMTTKEISSHLYLSERTVEQYRSSITRRIGARNLAGVIKFALQNGIIQLDEL; encoded by the coding sequence ATGGAAAACAAACATGCCAAATACAATTCAGTATTAGTCATAGATGATCATAAGATGGTGGCCAATGGAATAAAGTTGTTGATAGGAGATCTTTTTGAAAATTTCTACATGGCTCATGACGGTGCAAGTGGCATGAGTAAAGCCTTACAGCACTTCCCTAAACTGATCATTGTTGATTATTCCCTTCCCGATACTACAGGAGAAATACTGGTAAGGGAACTGAAATATAAGATCCCTTCAGCCAGGGTATTGGCTTATACTTATACCTATTCCGCCGAAACGATCGTAAAGATGTTTCAATCCGGAATCAATGGCTATGTGATCAAAAAAGAGAATGATGATGATTTCATCCGGGCCATACATGTATTGATGGAGGGCCGGGATTATTTCTGCAGCGAGGCCCGGACGCATATTCTGAATCGTTTTTCCAATACAGATGAAGATCATACCATCAGACATCTGATAGCAAATACAAAGTTCTCAGGAAAAGAACTTGAATTGATAAGGTTGTTATGCAGGCAGATGACCACTAAAGAAATAAGCAGTCACTTATATCTTTCTGAACGCACTGTTGAACAATACAGGAGCAGCATAACCAGACGTATAGGAGCAAGGAATCTTGCAGGGGTTATCAAATTTGCATTACAGAATGGGATCATTCAACTGGATGAATTATGA
- a CDS encoding T9SS type A sorting domain-containing protein: MGSFNWMNYDTYHHHINPMHMLTTKAHSKTTFLNKTISVLLLIYFSLLVSSSLAQNCSINAGGNATVCSSSTTLTGTESGTTGPGTPTWTFVSGPIVPTIVSPNTLVTNITGMTADGNYVFQLSRNCGTGIAISTVTITAHPRPASFTAGPDITNVCATVGTTPLAGVIPAGFTGVWRSVNIYSWSRYSTVVSTNSSFDNTITATPVFSLTNKANHTIDPAYYAILRITSADNSCTFEDTSIVRFLPNPAMVYPTTTTLCRDAGDNQTVLIPSAGSPILATNYPNTSGSAGSGTTFSINVISQPAGATLTFNRISDEGRLFLTGGTIPGTYQFQLTITNSCGTHTTPTLTYNFTGAKPRIVNFQPAGHTAPEQLTIYSNVGSGAEIHCNNMAGTTTPENFYFSIDPADPATVITTLTNRGITPPGGAPSLALTGAGSYDRMVTVTPPIGGWRVGTYAIGVNTSNGACEVTQNYFIHISDNGRTAPTVSDISACYTATGAVVSATVPLPAVYKGTVNTSYLQEFGGYYNFAVVSKPAGSATPTYTSTSLRSLTSTSTTISNLNRPGDYVFSITATNGPGAGPILAAEYGCSGVPLTSTFTIHVEEKINANAGSGLTGCVQSVPLLGNATGAGTGLWTIVDGPAGASPTFASPTSPSTTANNLDVLGQYRFAWNITTPLGGCVGKDTVEFNITCNLPVNLTNFTVSKQAASVVLDWATGSESNNRGFEIEHSADGSSWKTIAFQPSKAAEGNSVNPLSYSYKHNNPVHSTNFYRLKQIDFDGKWEYSPVRQIKFNGQNILVYPNPAKDIITVQGLTGNETIQLFDVTGRKVKQFSGILQQQKISIADLREGTYHIIVTAPNGETSTHKITKLK; the protein is encoded by the coding sequence ATGGGATCATTCAACTGGATGAATTATGATACCTACCATCACCATATCAATCCTATGCATATGCTTACCACGAAAGCGCATTCAAAAACAACATTTTTAAACAAAACCATTTCAGTTCTTCTTCTTATCTACTTCAGTTTACTTGTTTCTTCCTCCCTCGCTCAAAATTGCTCAATAAATGCAGGCGGAAATGCGACTGTCTGCAGCTCTTCCACCACCTTAACAGGAACAGAAAGCGGGACCACTGGCCCGGGTACTCCCACCTGGACTTTCGTATCCGGCCCCATAGTTCCCACTATTGTTTCCCCCAATACCCTGGTCACAAATATTACCGGGATGACTGCTGATGGTAATTATGTTTTCCAGTTGTCCCGGAATTGCGGTACCGGTATCGCCATTTCAACGGTGACGATCACTGCGCATCCGAGACCTGCAAGTTTTACAGCAGGACCGGATATTACCAATGTTTGCGCAACAGTAGGCACAACCCCATTGGCTGGTGTGATACCTGCCGGGTTTACAGGTGTATGGAGATCAGTGAATATTTACTCCTGGAGTAGATATAGCACTGTGGTCAGTACCAATTCCAGTTTTGACAATACCATTACTGCCACGCCTGTTTTTTCTCTTACCAATAAGGCCAATCATACGATTGACCCGGCTTATTACGCCATATTGAGAATTACCTCAGCCGATAACAGCTGTACTTTTGAAGACACTTCCATTGTCAGGTTTTTACCGAACCCTGCCATGGTATACCCAACCACCACAACACTCTGCCGGGATGCAGGAGATAATCAGACAGTCCTTATTCCGTCTGCAGGCTCCCCTATATTGGCAACCAACTATCCCAATACTTCAGGATCAGCAGGTTCCGGCACTACTTTTTCCATCAATGTAATCAGCCAGCCTGCCGGCGCCACCCTTACGTTTAACCGTATCAGTGATGAAGGACGGCTTTTCCTGACAGGCGGCACTATTCCGGGCACTTATCAATTCCAGTTAACGATCACCAATAGTTGCGGAACCCATACAACACCAACATTAACTTACAATTTTACCGGCGCCAAGCCGCGTATAGTTAATTTTCAACCTGCCGGCCACACTGCTCCTGAACAACTGACGATCTATTCCAATGTTGGCTCCGGGGCAGAGATCCATTGCAACAATATGGCCGGCACTACAACACCTGAAAACTTTTATTTCAGTATCGATCCTGCAGATCCCGCAACGGTGATTACTACATTAACCAACAGAGGCATTACGCCACCAGGAGGCGCCCCCTCCCTTGCACTGACCGGCGCCGGGTCCTACGACAGAATGGTTACTGTAACACCACCTATTGGAGGATGGCGGGTTGGAACGTATGCAATCGGTGTAAACACATCCAATGGAGCCTGTGAAGTAACCCAGAATTATTTTATCCATATCTCCGATAACGGCCGAACCGCACCAACAGTTTCGGATATTAGTGCCTGTTATACTGCAACAGGAGCGGTCGTATCAGCAACTGTTCCTCTTCCTGCCGTATACAAGGGAACCGTGAATACAAGCTATTTGCAGGAATTTGGCGGCTACTACAATTTTGCCGTTGTTTCCAAACCGGCCGGATCTGCCACCCCTACTTATACTTCTACAAGTCTGCGCAGTCTAACCAGCACCAGCACTACTATATCCAATCTCAACAGACCAGGTGATTATGTGTTCAGCATCACTGCAACGAATGGCCCCGGAGCAGGTCCTATCCTTGCAGCGGAGTATGGTTGCAGCGGCGTCCCATTGACTAGCACCTTTACGATCCATGTGGAAGAAAAGATAAATGCAAATGCAGGTTCCGGACTGACCGGCTGTGTGCAGTCAGTACCGCTTCTGGGAAATGCAACAGGCGCCGGTACCGGTCTATGGACGATTGTTGACGGACCTGCAGGAGCCAGTCCAACTTTTGCTTCCCCTACCAGTCCTTCCACAACCGCCAATAACCTGGATGTTCTTGGCCAGTATAGATTTGCCTGGAATATCACAACACCGCTCGGAGGATGTGTAGGCAAGGATACCGTTGAATTCAATATCACGTGTAATTTGCCGGTGAACCTGACAAACTTTACTGTAAGCAAACAAGCTGCTTCAGTAGTTCTTGACTGGGCAACAGGATCGGAATCAAATAACCGGGGCTTTGAAATTGAACATAGTGCCGATGGCAGCAGCTGGAAAACGATCGCTTTCCAGCCATCCAAAGCAGCAGAAGGCAATAGCGTCAATCCGCTCTCATACAGCTATAAACATAATAACCCGGTACACAGTACCAATTTCTACAGATTGAAGCAGATTGACTTCGACGGGAAATGGGAATACAGTCCTGTCCGTCAGATCAAATTCAACGGACAAAATATTCTCGTTTATCCCAATCCTGCAAAGGATATTATTACTGTTCAGGGTTTGACGGGCAATGAAACGATCCAGCTCTTTGATGTAACCGGCAGAAAAGTAAAACAGTTTAGCGGCATACTGCAACAGCAAAAAATCTCCATTGCTGATCTGCGGGAAGGAACCTATCATATTATTGTAACAGCTCCGAACGGAGAGACCTCAACGCATAAGATCACGAAACTGAAGTAA